The following coding sequences lie in one Methylosinus sp. PW1 genomic window:
- a CDS encoding Imm74 family immunity protein, which yields MARRKSIQIEMTEGAIRVLSSGHVLTIANSAPPPDAEEDTDFFIRLDDIDHWDAPDQEIPIDIVELQSILEAIEEELERHGLSVTFE from the coding sequence ATGGCGCGGCGCAAATCGATCCAGATCGAGATGACGGAAGGCGCGATTCGCGTCCTCTCCAGCGGCCATGTCCTGACCATCGCCAATAGCGCGCCGCCCCCCGACGCCGAGGAGGACACGGATTTCTTCATCCGCCTCGACGACATCGACCATTGGGACGCCCCCGACCAGGAAATCCCCATCGACATCGTCGAGCTGCAGTCGATTCTAGAAGCGATAGAGGAAGAGCTCGAGCGCCACGGGCTGAGCGTGACCTTCGAATAG